The region GGTTTTACTGTTGCAGATGCTTTCAGTAACTTACAGAAGAGACTAAATCAACAGTTATTTTTGGGACATACCCGCGTGATCTCAGTCAGTGAAGATTTAGCGAGAGAAGGACTTGAAGAAATTTTAGATGGCTTTAGACGTGATCCCGCTTTACGTCGATTACTGTGGTTCGTCATTGTTGAAGGAAAGGCAAGAGACATGCTCTACTCCGATGCAAAATTGGAGCAAATTCCGATGGTGTATATTATGAGTCTCATTGAAAATGGGGCTCGAGAACAGAGAATACCGGATATCACGCTCGGTCAATTCTATATTTCTGAATCAAACAATGCGATGGAGCCTATCGCCAATTACGTACGTGCTGGCGAAGAAGATATTTCGTGGGACGGTACGGCTTTATTTAATGGCACCAAGATGGTGGGGCGGTTAAATCCTATGGAAAGCTGGTATATGATGCAATTGAGAGGAGAAGGACCAGGGGGAGATAGAGTCATACATACCGGAGACGAAGAACATATGGTCATTCGCCCTAAGCAGCTGAGTACCAAGAAAAAGGTGAGCTTTCCTAAGGGTGAGGTTCATATTCACTACGACATTAGCATCGAGGCTAATCTCATAGAGAAAAATTTCAAATTAGATATGAATCGTTCTGAGGAGCTTCAATCGCTAGCTAAAATTGTAGAAAAAGAATTTGAAAAAGAAGCGCAAGAAGTCATCGAGATCCTCCAACAAGAGTACAAGACGGACGCTTTAAGAATTGGTCGCTATATCAAAGCATATCATTACAAAGAATGGCAAGCGATGAACTGGGGGGAAGAATTTCCTAAAAGTAATATAACAGTGTCTTATGACGTCGCCTTTAGACGGACGGGCATGCAGTTAAATTAGTCATGGTTCAAATTATACATTTGAGATGCTCTGTAATGAGGAGAAGAAAAAATCCCGTGTACTGTTTAAATAGACTTCCATTTGGACATACTTTCAGTAGTAGATAAAGATTCTATGAATTCTATTAATAGCATAAGCTATAAAAAACAACATTGGAGGGATGTAAAAATGACTGCAACTAGACAAGACGCATGGAGCGAAGATGATGATCTATTGTTAGCTGAAGTTGTGCTTAGACATATACGTGAAGGTAGTACACAGTTGAACGCGTTTGAAGAAGTGGGTCAAAGATTATCTAGAACAGCTGCAGCTTGTGGCTTCCGTTGGAATAGTCTTGTACGTAAAAAGTATGAGTCTGCTATACAAATTGCCAAAGCCCAACGACAGCAAAGGAAAGCGAAAGGCAAAAAACGTTTCTTTACAGAGCAAGACGAGGGCATGATGACTCAACCGGAAGAGACATATGCCATGAATGGAGCTAGCACACCCTATGAACAGGAGATATCTGATATCTCAGTTAACAGTGGATCAGAGACAACCGAAGATTCAATTGATTTTGACCAGGTGATTCGTTTCTTACGGTCTCATAAGGATAGCTTCAAGCGTGTCAAACAAATGGAAAAGGAATTACAAGAAAAGGAAGATGAAATTCAAAAGCTTCGTGAAGAAAATGAAAAGATGAGACATGACCTAGGGTCTGTACAGAATGATTACCAAACGATGAACGAGGATTATCGCGCGCTCATAAAAATAATGGATCGTGCCCGTAAACTAGCATTTTTAGGTGAAGAACAGGAAGAAAAAATGAGCTTTAAAATGGATAAAAACGGTAACTTAGAACGAGTCGAGAAGTAATCGACGATAGGGACTCCCTGAATAATAAAAACCCTTGCCAGACGGCAGGGTTTTTTAGGTTAGTATCGTATTTACAAATGATGTCATAGATTTCATGTCTAAGAGATGCCCTAACGCTAGGATGTCACAGACTCATCCTCTAGGGACTGTTCGGACACGCCTTCAGGAAGCCATATATATGGGTTCTCACCTCGGTCGCGTATCGGGTTATATTTGACAGGTTTGAACCCCATCTTGGTCCAAAAGTCTCCTGAAGCTTGACGCGCGTTGGTTTTGACTGGCAAACCGAAACTCTTCGCAAACTCTACTAAAGCGGTTCCATAATTGCGATTCCGATAGTCAGACAATACCTCAAGCTTCCATAGTTCTAGATAACCGTTTGCGGGGTCAAAGTACCGGTCATATTTGGCACTGATATTATATAAACTCATTCTAGCAACCAGCTTATCTCCGTAATAAATGCCATAAAACGGAGAATTACTATCATCTTCTATGATATTGGCTTGGAGATCCTCAAGCATAGAAAGCTCTTCAAGACCATACTCTTTAAACTTTTGAAACTCTTCTAGCGTTTTATAATTAATTAACAGACGCTTTACCTCTGGTTTCTCCATGATAGTGCCTCCCTTAATTATGCAATCTTACTTCTTAGTTTACTTTGTTCAACAGGATTATACAAGAGATCGTCCTTCATTTTGCTTAAAATTAAAAAAATAAAGGAATTATTTTTCGATATGTCGAATTGTTATGATAATGGAGAATCTTTTTTCAAAAATCATACTTGATTGTGAGTGATATCAAGCTAACAAGGGGTGAGACAATGTCAAAAGAAAAAGTACTCATAGCAAATCGGGGTGAGATCGCGCGACGTATTATTAAAACATGTCATGACAAAGGGTACGATACGATCGCCATTTATTCTGATGCAGATCAGGATTGGCCTTATGTACAGGAAGCGACAGAAGCCGTCCATATAGGTCCTTCTCCAGTCCTACAAAGTTATCTTCAAATGGATCGTATCATTGATGTGGCCAAGGAACAAGGCGCTACCTATGTTCATCCAGGTTACGGTTTGCTCTCTGAAAACGATCAATTCGCTAGAAAATGTTTAGCGAAGGGCTTAACCTTTATAGGCCCCCACCCTGACACCATACAAATCATGGGGGATAAGATAAAGGCTAGAAAGAAGATGCAAGAGGCCGGCGTTCCTGTCGTGCCAGGCGTAGAAGGCGAGGCCCCAACACTTGAGGATGCCCTAAATCAAGCGGCACAGCTTGGTTACCCTGTCATGTTAAAAGCGAGTGCAGGAGGCGGTGGTATAGGCATGCAAATCTGTCAAGATGAAGAGGAGCTAAAAAAGGCCTATGAATCTGCAAAAGGGAGAGCAAAAGCTTACTTCGGCAATGATAAGATGTTTATAGAAAAATATATCATCAACCCACGTCATATTGAAGTACAGATCCTAGGTGATACACACGGGCGTATCGTACACTTGTTTGAAAGAGACTGTTCAGTACAGCGTCGACACCAAAAAGTGATAGAAGAATCACCTTCCCCTTTTTTAGATGAGTCCACGAGGGAAGCGATTTGTACAGCAGCACTCAAAGCAGCAAAAGCTGTTGACTATGTCGGTGCAGGTACAGTTGAATTTGTTATGGGAGAAGACAAACAATTTTACTTCCTGGAAATGAACACACGTTTGCAGGTTGAGCATCCTGTAACCGAAGAATTGACCGGGTTAGACATCGTAGCTTTACAGTTACAAGTTGCCGCTGGAGAAGCATTACCCTTCAAGCAAGAAGATGTCCGCAGGCAAGGTCATGTCATGGAGTTCAGACTCTACGCTGAGGATCCCGAGACTTTTTATCCTGCACCAGGAAAAGTAGAACGTTATGAACCAGCTGTCGGTTGTGGGGTAAGATACGATAGTGGTATTGAGAGCGGGTGTGTTATTTCTCACTATTATGATCCTATGATTGCGAAATTAATTGTAAGCGGTTCCAACCGTTTGGAAGTCCTAGAGAAGTCAAAGTATGCATTAGAGCACACAACGCTTTCAGGTATCAAGCATAACATACCCTTTTTGCATGCAGTATTAAAGGATGAAGCTTTTAAGAAGGGACAGTACACCACTTTATTTGTCAATGAATTACAGAAAAAAACGTCAAGTCAAAAACAATGATTCAAGAAGGAGGATGCATACGATGCAAAAGGTAACGTCTAATATGGCAGGGAGTGTATTCCAAGTACACGTGAAAGAGGGTGATGAGGTCAAAGTGGGTCAAGATGTGATTATTTTGGAATCAATGAAGATGGAAGTTCCTATCACAGCAGATATCGATGGCGTAGTGAAAGAGGTACGTTTCCAGGTTGGGGAATTTGTTAATGAAGGTGACGTTGTGCTTGTTCTTGAGTGAGCGCTCAGTCTGAATCATGTTTATATTACCGTCAACTATATGAATTTTTTATAACTTGTCTATTCAATCCCTACCCAAGAGAGGAGATCAAGCATGTCAGATTCATTACAAGACACGTTAAAAGAAAGAGTCAGCCATATCGAACGTGGTGGAGCGGAGAAATACCATCAGAAACAAAAAGAGCAAAACAAACTTTTCGTCAGAGACCGCTTAAATTTATTACTTGATGATGGCTTACGACATGAAGATGGTAAGTTTGCCAATTGTTTAGCAGAAGGTTTACCTGCCGATGGGGTCGTCACTGGAACAGGGAAAATTAACGGACAGACTGTTTGTATTATGGCTAATGATTCAACAGTGAAGGCAGGTTCCTGGGGAGCAAGAACTGTAGAGAAAATCATTCGCATACAAGAAACGGCTGAAAAACTTAAAGTACCACTCTTGTACTTGGTTGACTCTGCTGGGGCTAGAATTACGGATCAGGTGGAGATGTTCCCTAATCGACGTGGGGCCGGTCGGATATTTTATAATCAAGTCAAATTATCCGGTGTCATCCCACAGATTTGTTTGTTGTTTGGTCCATCAGCTGCGGGTGGCGCTTATATCCCCGCCTTCTGCGATGTTGTCATTATGGTAGATCAGAATGCTAGTATGTATCTTGGTTCCCCACGCATGGCTGAGATGGTCATCGGAGAGAAGGTGACCCTTGAGGAAATGGGAGGCGCTAAGATGCATTGCACAGTAAGTGGTTGTGGAGATATCTTAGCTGCAGATGAAGAAGAAGCCATTTCGTTGGCTCAATCTTATTTGTCCTATTTTCCAGCTCATTATAAGGAACGTCCGCCTATCCTGGAGCCTAAGCCACCACACCCGGAAGCAAAACGTGTGGAGGATATTGTTCCGACGGATCAGAATAAACCCTTTGATATGTATGAGTTGATTGATTCTATCATTGATGAAACCTCTTTCTTCGAAATCAAGAAACGCTTCGCACCAGAGCTCATCACCGGTTTCGCCCGTTTAAATGGGCAACCGATAGGCATTGTGGCCAATCAATCAAGAGTTAAAGGTGGCGTCTTATTTGTAGACTCAGCAGATAAAGCCGCCCGTTTCATTACGTTGTGTGACGCTTATCATATCCCCTTACTCTTCTTAGCGGATGTACCTGGCTTCATGATCGGAACAAAAGTAGAGCAAGCGGGTATTATTAGACACGGGGCTAAAATGATCTCTGCCATGTCTGAGGCTTCTGTGCCTAAAATTTCAGTCATTGTGCGTAAAGCGTACGGAGCTGGCCTGTATGCTATGGCTGGCCCTGCGTTTGAACCGGATGCTTGTATCGCTTTGCCCACCGCTTCAATCGCCGTTATGGGGCCTGAGGCTGCCGTTAATGCCGTTTATAGTAACAAAATCAATGAAATAGAAGATCCACAGGAAAAAATGAGATTTGTAATGGAGAAACGCAAGGAATATCAAGAGAACATCGATATTTATCGTTTAGCTGGTGAACTGATCGTCGATGATATCGTCCCGGGAGACGCTTTGCGCGAGCAGTTATTGTACCGTTATGAATCGTATCAAAGCAAAGAGTTGAACTTCTCCACGCGTAAACATCCGGTATATCCTGTTTGATCAAGTGTATCTTGATCATATTTAAATGACGTCTTTTAGAAAATAAGGGTAGTGATGAAGTGTTAAAGTGATGAAGCGATGAAGAAAGAAGTGCTGTTGTTCAGCACTTCTTTTGTTTTTTTGGATAGGAAAGTATAATGTAAATTAGATGGTAAACGCACGGTTTTGAAAGGGGGAGGACAGGGATATGATGTGTGATCAAGGTAAGCAAAGTGATCATCAAAGTGGGCAACACTTGACAGAACCTAAAAAAACGCATGTTAAAGATCGCTTAGACCCTTATCGTGTATGTGTGATTGGCGCAGGTTCAATCGGGTTATGGTTCGGAGGAATATCGTCTCTGTTCGCTGACGTGACTTTTATCACGAGACGAGTGCAACAGGCTGACCGCTTAGTCCAAAATGGTGTCAAACTAATTAGAGATGAGAAGGCAGTCATAAGAGGGGTCGATGCCTATCCTATGAAAGAAATACGTCATGACCCATCTTTTTTAAGACAATATGATCTCATAGTGGTGTCAGTGAAGCAATATCAGTTACCCAGTGTCATGACTTTTTTGCAAGATAGTCTATTAACTGAACAGAACGCCCTTTATTTTCTAATGAACGGTATGAGTCATTTAGGACAGCGCTATGATGTTATCAATAGTCCAATATATTTAGGAATGACACAGAGTGGGGCGACACGTTTATCTGATACAGATGTTCAGGAACGTGGTTTAGGGCTAACACTATATGGCAGATATGATCCCGATCAATCGTTATCTACACCATCATGTCCTCCTAGCCATTCTAGAGAAAGCGGCCTTTGGCAGTGCATGAAAGAAGGCTTTAATGAACATCATGTGCCATTTGAATACACGGATCACGTATGGATGCCTATTATACAGAAATGTATTGTTAACGCTTGTATTAACCCTCTGACAGCTTTATTCAGGGTTCAAAATGGTGAACTGATCGCCGATGAAACGTTACATATCTTGCTAATGCAAGCGTATGAGGAGCTGGCCTCATTTATTTCGGATGCCTACCCAGAGCAAGCTGACAAAATTTTAAAACAAGGGAAATTAAAGGAGGAAATCATCGATATTTGTAGAATTACAAGTGGAAATATTTCCTCTATGCTTCAAGATATACGAGCATCTCGAGAGACGGAGATAGACGCCATTAACGGATACTTTATACGTATGGCTGAAAAGCAACAGTTAGGGAGTCTACCGACGCACAACTTCTTATATCGATCTATCAAGTACTTAGAACAGCAAAACTAGACCATAATAGTGACTCTGATCTCTGTTTTACAATGGAACGAATCACTGCAAGTTAGAGTCCGCCTCTAGGAGGGTGGTTATATTGTTAGTTTCAATTATCGCTCATCTCACGGCAGGGTTATCCTTGTTCCCATTGCTTTCCTTTATTCTTCTTTTCTTTGTCTTATATGTTTTCACCAGAGACAAACGGTTAGCGGTGCATTGGTCCATAAATGTTACTTGCCTGTTGCTCGTTGTCTCCATATATCTAACGGTCAAACAGCTGTGGGGAATCTCCATTCATTGGCTACTGGGGACAATAATATTTCTCATTATTTCTGTTTTAACCTATTTGCAATACGCCATAAGAGGAGACATCTATTTAGACAGATTGGCTAAAGGGGCGATTCGATTAACTTTTTTACTATCTGTTCCCGTGCATGTTGTTTTGTACATATGGGTTGTTATACGTGCGGTTCTAAGTTCGACCACATGACGAGCACACGAAGGTTTAAGGTTAATAGTGGTGTGATAACCTATCCTAAAGTGATGTGAACCCTTATCGTAGTGTGCCATTTTGAACTGTGATAAACTATACATCATAGGGTTACTTACTAATTTTACGAATGTGAATGGTCATGGGGGACACGTGTCACTACCACCCACATCTCACATCCATATCGCATAGAAAGGTGTATTGTTTTATGAATTTGCACGTCAAGGAACATAGCATAGATCAACTCACGTCATTTGGAACAGACTATATCCATCATTTTGACCGTGTAGCTCCTTTTTTTCACTATCATCCTTTTGCAGAGGATAGTTATCGTCAAAGAGTAGAGGAGCTCAGACAACAAAACTTTCCAAGAAAAGGGTTAGCCGATGTCATACGCTCGTTTCATCAGAAGTGGGGCATTCATCCCAACGTAGAAGAGAACTTACGCAAACTAGAAGACAGTCAAAGTGTTGTCGTCATTGGTGGTCAGCAAGCCGGATTGCTATTGGGGCCCCTTTATACTTTACATAAAGTCATCAGTATCTTGACGTTAGCAAGACAGCAAGAAAAAGAGCTTGGGATTCCAGTGGTGCCAGTGTTTTGGATTGCGGGAGAGGACCACGATTATCATGAAATTAACCACGTGTTTGTCCCTGGACAAAATGAAAATGTAACCAAATTGTCTTTGTCGGAATCAGAGCAGTCTCGAACATCCATGTCTTACCTATCATTACCTAAGGATGAAGTCAGAGCATGGTTAAACCAATTCTTTGAATCGCAGCCAGAGACAGAGTTTAGTCATGAGTTAAAAGATCTACTCCTATCTAACATGGAGCAGTCCACGACGTTCGTGGATTATTTTGCTTCTCTACTGCACCATTTGTTTCAGGATTACGGCTTACTCATGATTGATTCAGCGGACGAAGCCCTAAGGACTTTGGAAACAGAGATGTTCAAACAGGTGATAGAGCGTTATGAAGAGATTGACGGCCACGTCCGACAGGGCATAAGCGATGTGATGGATAGAGGCTATCAACCCCAAGTTCAGCTAGGGGAATACCCTGCCTTGTTATTCGTTCAAGATCAGGAAGGGCGCTTACTACTAGAAAAAATTGAGGATGGCTTTCAAGCTAAAGTTGGCGGTTTGCACTTGTCCAAGGATGAATTGCTCAAAATGGCTGAAAACGAGCCCCAGCGCTTGAGTCATAATGTGGTCACTCGTCCCCTGATGCAAGAAATGTTATTCCCTACACTTGCCTTCGTTGCGGGACCTGGTGAAACCTCATATTGGGCGCTGTATAAAGGAATGTTTGAATCGTTTGGCAAGAAGATGCCGGTCCTTGCTCCTCGTATGAGTATGACCCTTATAGAGAAGCCTATCGCTAAGATTTTATCGAAACGAGAGATGCCTGTGGATACCGTATTTGGCCACATGGACCGTTTTCGTCAACAATGGCTAAAGGAACAGGATCACTTGCAGTTAGAAACGACTTTTACTCAGCTGCGCGAAAATATCCACCAGGCTTATGAGCCAGTGTTGCAGAAACTCGAGAACGTGCCTGGTATGGATGCACTGGGGTCTAAGAATATTGAGAAGGTTTTAACACAAGTCGATTACTTAGAAAAAAGAAGTGTAGCTTCTCTTAAGTCTCAGCACGATGTGGCTCTGCGACAGTTTGACAAAGTTGAACAGTCTCTATTTCCTTTAGGGAAGTTACAGGAACGTACCCATAACCCTTTTACCTTTTTTAATAAGCATGGTATGGTATTAGTGAAGCATTTACTAGATCTTCCACTAGAAGCGAATGGGCAACACAAGCTCATTTATATTCAATAGGCGTATTGACTTAAAGTCTCTTTTATTAAACGGATGAATTGATAAACCAGAAAGGAGAATAGACAATGAGTACATTAAACGATAGTCAGATTGCGGATATTAGTCTGGCCAAAGACGGGCATCTGAAAATAGATTGGGTTCGTGAACATATGCCCGTTTTAAATCGAGTCAGAGAACGTTTTGAACAAGAGAAGCCCTTTGACGGTTTGAAAGTCGCCATTTCTCTACATCTAGAAGCCAAAACAGCGTATTTAGCTAAAGTGGTTCAAGCGGGTGGGGCGCAAGTGACGATTACAGGAAGCAATCCCCTTTCAACTCAGGATGATGTGTGTGCTGCTTTAGTTGAGGACGGTATACAAGTTTTTGCCCGTTATAACCCACCTGAAGAAGAGTATAAGCAACATCTCATGAACACACTTGAGACGAAACCAGATCTTGTCATTGATGATGGTGGAGACTTAGTCTCCATCTTACACAGTGAGCGTCCTGACTTAGCCAAACAAATACGTGGAGGAGCAGAGGAAACCACTACAGGCATACTGAGACTTAAAGCTTTGGCAAAAGAAGGCCAGCTGAAATTTCCGATGGTAGCTGTTAATGATGCTTACTGTAAGTATCTATTTGATAACCGTTACGGCACAGGCCAATCCGTATGGGATGGCATTAACCGGACGACGAACCTGGTTGTGGCCGGAAAAACGGTTGTGGTCATAGGTTATGGCTGGTGTGGCCGCGGTGTAGCCATGAGAGCCAAAGGATTAGGGGCCAAAGTGATCGTCACTGAGATCGACCCGATTAAAGCCATAGAGGCCTACAT is a window of Caldalkalibacillus salinus DNA encoding:
- a CDS encoding Ger(x)C family spore germination protein; the encoded protein is MRSKLFLVFLLFVFTFSSLTGCWDRRELEERISVIAISIDQAEPTEEGEAMVLVSLQIPIPIKISGGAEGGGAGGMDAVRVISSTGFTVADAFSNLQKRLNQQLFLGHTRVISVSEDLAREGLEEILDGFRRDPALRRLLWFVIVEGKARDMLYSDAKLEQIPMVYIMSLIENGAREQRIPDITLGQFYISESNNAMEPIANYVRAGEEDISWDGTALFNGTKMVGRLNPMESWYMMQLRGEGPGGDRVIHTGDEEHMVIRPKQLSTKKKVSFPKGEVHIHYDISIEANLIEKNFKLDMNRSEELQSLAKIVEKEFEKEAQEVIEILQQEYKTDALRIGRYIKAYHYKEWQAMNWGEEFPKSNITVSYDVAFRRTGMQLN
- a CDS encoding RsfA family transcriptional regulator; its protein translation is MTATRQDAWSEDDDLLLAEVVLRHIREGSTQLNAFEEVGQRLSRTAAACGFRWNSLVRKKYESAIQIAKAQRQQRKAKGKKRFFTEQDEGMMTQPEETYAMNGASTPYEQEISDISVNSGSETTEDSIDFDQVIRFLRSHKDSFKRVKQMEKELQEKEDEIQKLREENEKMRHDLGSVQNDYQTMNEDYRALIKIMDRARKLAFLGEEQEEKMSFKMDKNGNLERVEK
- a CDS encoding N-acetyltransferase translates to MEKPEVKRLLINYKTLEEFQKFKEYGLEELSMLEDLQANIIEDDSNSPFYGIYYGDKLVARMSLYNISAKYDRYFDPANGYLELWKLEVLSDYRNRNYGTALVEFAKSFGLPVKTNARQASGDFWTKMGFKPVKYNPIRDRGENPYIWLPEGVSEQSLEDESVTS
- a CDS encoding acetyl-CoA carboxylase biotin carboxylase subunit, whose translation is MSKEKVLIANRGEIARRIIKTCHDKGYDTIAIYSDADQDWPYVQEATEAVHIGPSPVLQSYLQMDRIIDVAKEQGATYVHPGYGLLSENDQFARKCLAKGLTFIGPHPDTIQIMGDKIKARKKMQEAGVPVVPGVEGEAPTLEDALNQAAQLGYPVMLKASAGGGGIGMQICQDEEELKKAYESAKGRAKAYFGNDKMFIEKYIINPRHIEVQILGDTHGRIVHLFERDCSVQRRHQKVIEESPSPFLDESTREAICTAALKAAKAVDYVGAGTVEFVMGEDKQFYFLEMNTRLQVEHPVTEELTGLDIVALQLQVAAGEALPFKQEDVRRQGHVMEFRLYAEDPETFYPAPGKVERYEPAVGCGVRYDSGIESGCVISHYYDPMIAKLIVSGSNRLEVLEKSKYALEHTTLSGIKHNIPFLHAVLKDEAFKKGQYTTLFVNELQKKTSSQKQ
- a CDS encoding acetyl-CoA carboxylase biotin carboxyl carrier protein subunit, translated to MQKVTSNMAGSVFQVHVKEGDEVKVGQDVIILESMKMEVPITADIDGVVKEVRFQVGEFVNEGDVVLVLE
- a CDS encoding acyl-CoA carboxylase subunit beta yields the protein MSDSLQDTLKERVSHIERGGAEKYHQKQKEQNKLFVRDRLNLLLDDGLRHEDGKFANCLAEGLPADGVVTGTGKINGQTVCIMANDSTVKAGSWGARTVEKIIRIQETAEKLKVPLLYLVDSAGARITDQVEMFPNRRGAGRIFYNQVKLSGVIPQICLLFGPSAAGGAYIPAFCDVVIMVDQNASMYLGSPRMAEMVIGEKVTLEEMGGAKMHCTVSGCGDILAADEEEAISLAQSYLSYFPAHYKERPPILEPKPPHPEAKRVEDIVPTDQNKPFDMYELIDSIIDETSFFEIKKRFAPELITGFARLNGQPIGIVANQSRVKGGVLFVDSADKAARFITLCDAYHIPLLFLADVPGFMIGTKVEQAGIIRHGAKMISAMSEASVPKISVIVRKAYGAGLYAMAGPAFEPDACIALPTASIAVMGPEAAVNAVYSNKINEIEDPQEKMRFVMEKRKEYQENIDIYRLAGELIVDDIVPGDALREQLLYRYESYQSKELNFSTRKHPVYPV
- a CDS encoding 2-dehydropantoate 2-reductase, producing the protein MMCDQGKQSDHQSGQHLTEPKKTHVKDRLDPYRVCVIGAGSIGLWFGGISSLFADVTFITRRVQQADRLVQNGVKLIRDEKAVIRGVDAYPMKEIRHDPSFLRQYDLIVVSVKQYQLPSVMTFLQDSLLTEQNALYFLMNGMSHLGQRYDVINSPIYLGMTQSGATRLSDTDVQERGLGLTLYGRYDPDQSLSTPSCPPSHSRESGLWQCMKEGFNEHHVPFEYTDHVWMPIIQKCIVNACINPLTALFRVQNGELIADETLHILLMQAYEELASFISDAYPEQADKILKQGKLKEEIIDICRITSGNISSMLQDIRASRETEIDAINGYFIRMAEKQQLGSLPTHNFLYRSIKYLEQQN
- a CDS encoding DUF3397 family protein, with translation MLVSIIAHLTAGLSLFPLLSFILLFFVLYVFTRDKRLAVHWSINVTCLLLVVSIYLTVKQLWGISIHWLLGTIIFLIISVLTYLQYAIRGDIYLDRLAKGAIRLTFLLSVPVHVVLYIWVVIRAVLSSTT
- the bshC gene encoding bacillithiol biosynthesis cysteine-adding enzyme BshC, with the protein product MNLHVKEHSIDQLTSFGTDYIHHFDRVAPFFHYHPFAEDSYRQRVEELRQQNFPRKGLADVIRSFHQKWGIHPNVEENLRKLEDSQSVVVIGGQQAGLLLGPLYTLHKVISILTLARQQEKELGIPVVPVFWIAGEDHDYHEINHVFVPGQNENVTKLSLSESEQSRTSMSYLSLPKDEVRAWLNQFFESQPETEFSHELKDLLLSNMEQSTTFVDYFASLLHHLFQDYGLLMIDSADEALRTLETEMFKQVIERYEEIDGHVRQGISDVMDRGYQPQVQLGEYPALLFVQDQEGRLLLEKIEDGFQAKVGGLHLSKDELLKMAENEPQRLSHNVVTRPLMQEMLFPTLAFVAGPGETSYWALYKGMFESFGKKMPVLAPRMSMTLIEKPIAKILSKREMPVDTVFGHMDRFRQQWLKEQDHLQLETTFTQLRENIHQAYEPVLQKLENVPGMDALGSKNIEKVLTQVDYLEKRSVASLKSQHDVALRQFDKVEQSLFPLGKLQERTHNPFTFFNKHGMVLVKHLLDLPLEANGQHKLIYIQ
- a CDS encoding adenosylhomocysteinase → MSTLNDSQIADISLAKDGHLKIDWVREHMPVLNRVRERFEQEKPFDGLKVAISLHLEAKTAYLAKVVQAGGAQVTITGSNPLSTQDDVCAALVEDGIQVFARYNPPEEEYKQHLMNTLETKPDLVIDDGGDLVSILHSERPDLAKQIRGGAEETTTGILRLKALAKEGQLKFPMVAVNDAYCKYLFDNRYGTGQSVWDGINRTTNLVVAGKTVVVIGYGWCGRGVAMRAKGLGAKVIVTEIDPIKAIEAYMDGFEVMSMDEAAQHGDYFVTVTGNKDCIRKPHYQAMKDGAILANAGHFDVEININELEALSTSKRVVRQNIEEFRMEDGRNIYLLAEGRLVNLAAGDGHPAEIMDMTFALQALGLEYVNKQYEALNKEVVKVPQEIDEQVASYKLDALGIKIDSLTKEQVSYLDSWNE